The following coding sequences are from one Haemophilus haemolyticus window:
- a CDS encoding phosphatase PAP2 family protein, with the protein MFKRLSLYTLLLCLVPFFIWGISYQWHGNSQLTEADYWLYLLTETGSVPYALITCVLFTLLFAFLFKNPKQWILGVIVMGISVIATQAAKTGAKALFEEPRPFTVYLAEQTHSTPENFYKNDRTLRAEIAKDFYSMDAITPAWLVHHYENETGYSFPSGHTIFAATWLMLAVGFTQLLGNRSFKAKLLVAGIAVWGLLMLISRVRLGMHYPIDLLVATLLAWLINCIIFVFLKKKAIFVIK; encoded by the coding sequence ATGTTTAAAAGACTGTCATTATATACGTTATTACTTTGTCTTGTACCATTTTTTATTTGGGGTATTTCCTATCAGTGGCATGGCAATAGCCAATTAACTGAAGCTGATTATTGGCTTTATTTGCTCACTGAAACGGGTAGCGTACCTTATGCTTTGATCACCTGTGTGTTGTTTACGCTTTTGTTCGCGTTTTTATTTAAAAATCCAAAACAATGGATATTAGGCGTAATTGTGATGGGGATTTCAGTTATTGCCACTCAAGCGGCAAAAACGGGGGCAAAAGCATTGTTTGAAGAACCTCGTCCCTTCACCGTGTATCTAGCTGAGCAAACTCATTCAACGCCTGAAAACTTTTATAAAAATGACCGCACTTTGCGTGCAGAAATCGCTAAGGATTTTTATTCGATGGATGCCATCACGCCAGCTTGGTTAGTTCATCATTATGAAAATGAAACGGGGTATTCGTTCCCTTCTGGGCATACGATTTTTGCGGCAACTTGGCTTATGCTTGCTGTTGGCTTTACCCAATTATTGGGTAATCGTTCTTTTAAAGCAAAATTGCTGGTGGCGGGTATTGCAGTGTGGGGCTTGCTGATGTTGATTAGCCGTGTGCGATTAGGCATGCATTACCCAATTGATTTATTGGTGGCGACATTGCTGGCATGGTTGATTAATTGCATTATTTTTGTCTTTTTAAAGAAAAAGGCGATCTTCGTCATAAAATAA
- a CDS encoding alanine/glycine:cation symporter family protein produces MEFEFSKMLEEVLTWIVAHLDGPLWDATIIILLGTGLFFTITTGFVQFRLFPASLREMWFGRAVEGSSLTPFQAFTTGLASRVGVGNIGGVATAIALGGEGAVFWMWVTAFIGMSSAFAESTLAQLFKIQDKDGSFRGGPAYYIVQGLKSRCMAVAFALALIFTFGFAFNSVQANSIVEATSNAWNWKGEYVGISLVILTALIIFGGVKRIAVISSSLVPMMALFYLIMAVIILGMHIDMIPSVIHRIIQSAFSFDAAAGGMFGALVSKAMMMGIKRGLFSNEAGMGSAPNSAAAAHVKHPVSQGLVQMLGVFVDTMIVCSCTAVIILLSNNYGSETLKSISLTQNALQYHVGEFGVHFLAFILLLFAYSSIIGNYAYAESNIRFIKNKPWFVFLFRLMVLFFVYFGSVRSGNVVWNFADTVMAVMAIINLIAILMLSPIVWKLMKDYQRQLKEGKTPEFKIDEHPELRKKILDSRIWK; encoded by the coding sequence ATGGAATTTGAATTTTCAAAAATGTTAGAAGAAGTGCTAACTTGGATAGTCGCACACCTTGATGGACCTTTATGGGATGCAACAATTATTATTTTGCTTGGGACGGGTCTATTTTTTACTATTACAACAGGATTTGTGCAGTTCCGTTTATTCCCAGCAAGCCTTCGTGAAATGTGGTTTGGTCGTGCAGTGGAGGGAAGTTCATTAACGCCTTTCCAAGCGTTTACGACAGGTCTTGCGAGCCGCGTTGGTGTGGGTAACATTGGTGGGGTTGCAACGGCAATCGCATTAGGAGGCGAAGGTGCAGTGTTTTGGATGTGGGTAACCGCATTTATTGGTATGTCGAGTGCTTTCGCTGAATCTACTCTTGCTCAATTATTTAAAATTCAAGATAAAGATGGATCATTCCGTGGCGGCCCTGCTTATTATATTGTGCAAGGTTTAAAATCACGTTGTATGGCAGTGGCTTTTGCGCTTGCATTAATTTTTACATTTGGTTTTGCCTTTAATTCTGTACAGGCAAACTCCATTGTTGAAGCGACGAGCAATGCGTGGAATTGGAAAGGGGAATATGTCGGTATTTCATTAGTAATTTTGACCGCACTTATTATTTTCGGTGGCGTTAAGCGTATTGCGGTTATTTCGAGTAGTCTTGTGCCAATGATGGCACTTTTCTATTTGATTATGGCAGTGATTATTCTTGGCATGCATATTGATATGATCCCTTCCGTGATTCATCGTATCATTCAAAGTGCATTTAGTTTTGATGCTGCCGCTGGCGGAATGTTTGGTGCATTGGTATCAAAAGCAATGATGATGGGGATTAAACGCGGACTATTCTCTAACGAGGCGGGGATGGGTTCTGCGCCTAATTCGGCTGCAGCAGCACACGTGAAGCATCCAGTTAGCCAAGGTTTAGTGCAAATGCTCGGTGTTTTTGTTGATACTATGATTGTTTGTTCTTGTACTGCGGTAATTATTTTGCTTTCAAATAATTATGGTAGTGAAACGCTAAAAAGTATCTCACTTACGCAAAATGCCTTGCAATATCATGTAGGTGAATTTGGGGTACATTTCCTGGCGTTTATCTTATTGTTATTCGCTTATTCTTCTATTATTGGTAACTATGCTTATGCGGAAAGCAATATCCGTTTTATCAAGAATAAACCTTGGTTTGTATTTTTGTTCCGTTTAATGGTGCTATTCTTCGTGTATTTTGGTTCGGTTCGTTCAGGCAATGTGGTGTGGAATTTCGCAGATACGGTAATGGCAGTCATGGCAATCATTAACTTGATCGCAATTTTGATGTTGTCTCCAATCGTATGGAAATTGATGAAGGATTATCAACGCCAGCTTAAAGAAGGTAAAACACCAGAGTTTAAGATTGACGAACACCCTGAATTACGTAAGAAAATATTAGATTCCCGCATTTGGAAATAA
- the tatC gene encoding twin-arginine translocase subunit TatC, producing MSNVDESQPLITHLVELRNRLLRCVICVVLVFVALVYFSNDIYHFVAAPLTTVMPKGATMIATNIQTPFFTPIKLTAIVAVFISVPYLLYQIWAFVAPALYQHEKRMIYPLLFSSTILFYCGVSFAYYVVFPFVFSFFTQTAPEGVAIATDISSYLDFALALFLAFGVCFEVPIAIILLCWTGVTTVKALSGKRPYIIVGAFFIGMLLTPPDVFSQTLLAVPMCLLFELGLLVARFYQPKDDESAVENNDESEKQKNESINI from the coding sequence ATGAGTAATGTGGATGAATCTCAACCTCTAATTACACACCTTGTTGAGCTAAGAAACCGTTTATTACGCTGTGTGATTTGTGTGGTATTGGTTTTTGTCGCATTGGTGTATTTTTCCAATGATATTTATCATTTCGTTGCTGCACCTTTAACAACGGTTATGCCAAAAGGTGCGACGATGATCGCAACCAATATTCAAACGCCTTTCTTTACGCCAATTAAATTGACGGCGATTGTTGCTGTTTTTATTTCTGTCCCTTATTTGCTTTATCAAATTTGGGCTTTTGTTGCGCCAGCATTGTACCAACATGAAAAACGGATGATTTATCCGTTGCTATTTTCAAGTACGATTTTATTTTATTGTGGCGTGTCTTTTGCTTATTACGTTGTTTTCCCCTTTGTATTTAGTTTCTTTACACAAACTGCACCGGAAGGTGTTGCTATTGCAACAGATATCAGCAGTTATTTAGATTTTGCTTTAGCGTTGTTTTTAGCCTTTGGTGTTTGTTTTGAAGTACCGATAGCTATCATTCTACTTTGCTGGACTGGCGTAACAACAGTAAAAGCACTTTCAGGAAAACGTCCTTATATTATCGTGGGGGCATTTTTTATCGGCATGCTTTTAACTCCTCCTGACGTTTTTTCACAAACTTTACTCGCGGTGCCGATGTGTTTGCTCTTTGAACTTGGCCTATTAGTAGCTCGTTTTTATCAACCCAAAGATGATGAAAGTGCGGTTGAAAATAACGATGAATCAGAAAAACAGAAGAATGAATCAATTAATATATAA
- the gdhA gene encoding NADP-specific glutamate dehydrogenase, translating to MSTVASLDAFLAKVAQRDGHQPEFLQAVREVFTSIWPFLEANPKYRSEGLLERLVEPERAFQFRVAWTDDNGQVQVNRAFRVQFNSAIGPFKGGMRFHPSVNLSILKFLGFEQIFKNALTTLPMGGAKGGSDFDPKGKSDAEVMRFCQALMAELYRHVGADTDVPAGDIGVGGREVGYLAGYMKKLSNQAACVFTGRGLSFGGSLIRPEATGYGLVYFAQAMLAEKGDSFTGKVVSVSGSGNVAQYAIEKALSLGAKVVTCSDSSGYVYDAEGFTTEKLAALLEIKNVKRGRVKDYAEQFGLQYFEGKRPWEVKVDIALPCATQNELELSDAQLLIKNGVRLVAEGANMPTTIEATEALQAAGVLFGPGKAANAGGVATSGLEMAQSSQRLYWTAEEVDAKLHRIMLDIHANCKKYGTIEGQENINYVVGANVAGFVKVADAMLAQGVY from the coding sequence ATGTCAACAGTTGCTTCCTTAGATGCATTCTTAGCAAAAGTCGCTCAACGTGATGGTCATCAACCTGAGTTTTTACAAGCGGTTAGAGAAGTGTTTACTTCTATTTGGCCTTTTTTAGAAGCTAATCCTAAATATCGTTCAGAGGGATTATTAGAACGTTTAGTCGAGCCTGAACGTGCATTTCAATTCCGCGTAGCTTGGACCGATGATAATGGCCAGGTGCAAGTCAATCGTGCATTCCGCGTGCAATTTAACAGTGCAATTGGTCCATTTAAGGGCGGTATGCGATTCCATCCATCAGTAAACTTATCTATTTTAAAATTTTTAGGTTTTGAGCAAATTTTTAAAAATGCTTTAACTACATTGCCTATGGGCGGAGCAAAAGGTGGTTCAGACTTTGATCCAAAAGGGAAATCAGATGCTGAAGTCATGCGTTTTTGCCAAGCATTGATGGCTGAACTTTATCGCCATGTAGGGGCGGATACTGATGTGCCTGCGGGTGATATTGGTGTTGGTGGGCGCGAAGTTGGTTATTTAGCTGGCTATATGAAAAAATTATCCAACCAAGCAGCATGCGTCTTTACTGGGCGTGGATTATCTTTTGGTGGTAGCTTAATTCGTCCAGAAGCAACAGGGTATGGCTTAGTTTATTTTGCTCAAGCCATGTTGGCTGAAAAAGGCGATAGTTTTACGGGGAAAGTCGTATCGGTTTCAGGTTCTGGCAATGTAGCGCAATATGCTATTGAAAAAGCATTATCTCTTGGCGCAAAAGTGGTGACTTGCTCTGACTCATCAGGATATGTTTATGATGCTGAGGGATTTACTACTGAAAAATTAGCCGCACTTTTAGAAATTAAAAATGTAAAACGTGGTCGAGTGAAAGATTATGCAGAACAATTTGGTTTGCAATATTTTGAAGGTAAACGCCCTTGGGAAGTGAAAGTTGATATTGCGCTTCCTTGTGCAACTCAAAATGAATTAGAACTTTCAGATGCTCAACTTTTAATTAAAAATGGCGTGAGATTGGTTGCTGAAGGCGCCAATATGCCAACTACCATTGAAGCAACAGAAGCGTTACAGGCTGCTGGTGTATTATTTGGACCTGGTAAAGCGGCTAATGCTGGTGGCGTAGCGACTTCTGGTTTAGAAATGGCGCAAAGCTCACAACGTTTGTATTGGACTGCAGAAGAAGTGGATGCAAAATTGCATCGAATTATGTTAGATATTCACGCAAACTGTAAAAAATACGGCACGATTGAAGGACAAGAAAATATCAACTATGTGGTAGGAGCAAACGTAGCAGGTTTTGTCAAAGTCGCTGATGCTATGTTGGCACAAGGTGTTTATTAA
- the nagK gene encoding N-acetylglucosamine kinase, translating into MYYGLDIGGTKIELAVFNEKLEKLYSERVPTPKTDYEEWLNTIVDLVNRADEKFGEVGTVGLGVPGFVNQQTGLAEITNIRVADNKPILRDLSARLGREVRAENDANCFALSEAWDEENQQYPTVLGLILGTGFGGGFVLNGKVHSGQVGMAGELGHLQLNYHALKLLGWDKAPIYQCGCGNKACLDNYLSGRGFEMLYRDLKGETLSAREIIDLFYQGNESAVDFVNLFVELAAISIGNIITAFDPHMIVLGGGLSNFDYLYEALPKALPPHLMRTAKVPPIKKAKHGDSGGVRGAAALFLTK; encoded by the coding sequence ATGTATTATGGTTTAGATATTGGTGGCACGAAAATAGAGCTTGCCGTATTCAATGAGAAATTAGAAAAATTATATTCTGAACGGGTGCCAACACCTAAAACCGACTATGAAGAATGGCTTAACACAATTGTGGATTTAGTGAATCGTGCTGATGAAAAGTTTGGTGAAGTCGGTACGGTAGGTTTGGGCGTACCTGGTTTTGTTAATCAACAAACTGGATTAGCAGAAATTACCAATATTCGTGTGGCAGATAATAAACCAATTTTACGCGATTTGTCTGCGCGTTTAGGCCGTGAAGTGCGGGCAGAAAATGACGCAAATTGTTTTGCGTTATCTGAAGCGTGGGACGAAGAAAATCAACAATATCCGACTGTACTTGGTTTAATTCTTGGGACTGGTTTTGGTGGTGGCTTTGTCTTAAACGGTAAAGTTCATTCAGGTCAAGTTGGAATGGCGGGAGAGCTTGGTCATTTACAACTAAATTATCATGCCTTGAAATTATTAGGATGGGATAAAGCCCCAATTTATCAATGCGGTTGTGGCAACAAGGCTTGTTTGGATAATTATCTATCTGGTCGCGGTTTTGAAATGCTTTATCGAGATTTGAAAGGCGAAACATTATCTGCTCGTGAAATTATCGATTTGTTCTATCAAGGCAATGAAAGTGCGGTAGATTTTGTGAATCTTTTTGTTGAATTAGCGGCGATTTCTATTGGCAATATCATTACGGCATTTGATCCGCATATGATTGTGTTAGGTGGTGGATTATCTAATTTTGATTACCTTTATGAGGCTTTACCAAAAGCATTACCGCCTCATTTGATGCGGACAGCAAAAGTTCCGCCAATTAAAAAAGCAAAACACGGCGATTCTGGTGGTGTGCGTGGTGCGGCAGCGTTGTTTTTAACCAAATAA
- the fldA gene encoding flavodoxin FldA codes for MAVVGLFYGSDTGNTENIAKMIQKQLGNDLIDIRDIAKSSKEDIEAYDFLLFGIPTWYYGEAQADWDDFFPTLEEIDFTDKLVGIFGCGDQEDYADYFCDAIGTVRDIVEPRGAIIVGNWPTEGYTFEASKALLEDGTFIGLCIDEDRQPELTAERVEKWCKQIYDEMCLTELA; via the coding sequence ATGGCAGTTGTTGGTCTATTTTATGGCAGTGACACAGGCAATACCGAAAACATCGCGAAAATGATCCAAAAACAATTAGGTAACGACTTAATCGATATTCGTGATATTGCAAAAAGTAGCAAAGAAGATATTGAAGCATACGATTTCTTACTTTTCGGTATTCCGACTTGGTATTACGGCGAAGCACAAGCAGACTGGGATGATTTTTTCCCAACGTTAGAAGAAATCGATTTTACAGATAAACTCGTAGGTATTTTCGGCTGTGGCGATCAAGAAGACTATGCTGATTATTTCTGCGATGCTATCGGCACCGTGCGCGACATCGTAGAACCGCGCGGCGCAATCATTGTGGGTAACTGGCCAACTGAAGGCTATACTTTTGAAGCTTCAAAAGCATTATTAGAAGATGGAACTTTCATTGGGTTGTGTATTGATGAAGATCGACAACCTGAACTTACTGCAGAACGTGTGGAAAAATGGTGTAAACAAATTTACGATGAAATGTGTTTGACCGAGCTTGCTTAG
- the tatB gene encoding Sec-independent protein translocase protein TatB, whose translation MFDIGFSELVLLMVVGLVVLGPKRLPVAIRTVMGWVKTIRGLAANVQNELKQELKLQELQDSIKKAESLNLQTLSPELSKTVEELKAQADKMKAELEDKAAQAGTTVEEQIKEIKSAAENAEKPQNVALTEDSTETLPEVEKTPADLTALEAHEQAELTERLSDYYPPDDIEIAPAPKSQSSKTES comes from the coding sequence GTGTTTGATATTGGTTTTTCAGAACTTGTTTTGTTAATGGTGGTTGGCCTAGTTGTGCTAGGGCCGAAGCGTTTACCTGTCGCTATTCGCACAGTGATGGGCTGGGTGAAAACGATTCGTGGTTTAGCTGCCAATGTGCAAAATGAGTTGAAACAAGAACTAAAATTGCAAGAATTACAGGATAGTATCAAAAAAGCTGAATCTTTAAACTTGCAAACCCTTTCACCAGAATTGAGTAAAACGGTGGAAGAATTAAAAGCTCAAGCAGATAAAATGAAAGCCGAGCTAGAAGATAAAGCAGCTCAAGCTGGTACAACAGTGGAAGAGCAAATTAAAGAAATTAAAAGTGCGGCTGAAAATGCAGAAAAACCTCAAAATGTGGCATTAACAGAGGATTCGACAGAAACTTTACCTGAAGTAGAAAAAACACCTGCAGATTTAACCGCACTTGAAGCCCACGAGCAAGCAGAATTGACCGAGCGTTTATCTGATTATTATCCGCCGGATGATATTGAAATCGCGCCAGCACCAAAATCTCAATCTTCAAAAACTGAATCATAG
- the tatA gene encoding twin-arginine translocase TatA/TatE family subunit — MFGLSPAQMIILLVVILLVFGTKKLRNAGSDLGAAVKGFKKAMQDDEKAKDAEFKSIDNNATSAKTETTKEKEQA, encoded by the coding sequence ATGTTTGGTTTATCCCCTGCTCAAATGATTATCTTATTAGTAGTCATTTTATTGGTTTTCGGTACGAAAAAATTAAGAAATGCGGGTTCAGATCTTGGCGCTGCAGTGAAAGGCTTTAAGAAAGCAATGCAAGATGATGAAAAAGCAAAAGATGCAGAATTTAAGTCTATTGACAATAATGCAACATCTGCAAAAACTGAAACTACAAAAGAGAAAGAACAGGCTTAA
- the fur gene encoding ferric iron uptake transcriptional regulator: MSEENIKLLKKAGLKITEPRLTILSLMQEHKNEHFSAEDVYKILLEQGSEIGLATVYRVLNQFDEAHILIRHNFEGNKSVFELAPTEHHDHIICEDCGKVFEFTDNIIEQRQREISEKYGIKLKAHSLYLYGKCSDINHCDENNSNK, from the coding sequence ATGTCTGAAGAAAACATTAAATTACTCAAAAAAGCTGGATTAAAAATTACCGAACCACGTTTAACGATTCTTAGCTTAATGCAAGAACACAAAAATGAACATTTCTCAGCAGAAGATGTATACAAAATCCTGCTAGAGCAAGGGAGTGAAATTGGCTTAGCGACTGTTTACAGAGTATTAAATCAATTTGACGAGGCTCATATTCTAATTCGTCACAATTTTGAAGGGAACAAATCTGTATTTGAGCTAGCACCCACTGAACACCATGATCATATTATCTGTGAAGATTGCGGAAAAGTATTTGAATTTACTGACAATATTATTGAACAACGCCAACGTGAAATTAGCGAAAAATATGGCATTAAATTAAAAGCGCATAGTTTATATCTTTACGGGAAATGTAGTGATATTAATCATTGTGATGAAAACAATTCAAATAAATAA